A genomic region of Canis aureus isolate CA01 chromosome 16, VMU_Caureus_v.1.0, whole genome shotgun sequence contains the following coding sequences:
- the SMARCD2 gene encoding SWI/SNF-related matrix-associated actin-dependent regulator of chromatin subfamily D member 2 isoform X1, whose product MSGRGAGGFPLPPLSPGGGAVAAALGAPPPPAGPGMLPGPALRGPGPAGGVGGPGAAAFRPMGPAGPAAQYQRPGMSPGSRMPMAGLQVGPPAGSPFGTAAPLRPGMPPTMMDPFRKRLLVPQAQPPMPAQRRGLKRRKMADKVLPQRIRELVPESQAYMDLLAFERKLDQTIARKRMEIQEAIKKPLTQKRKLRIYISNTFSPSKAEGDTAGTAGPPGGTPAGDKVASWELRVEGKLLDDPSKQKRKFSSFFKSLVIELDKELYGPDNHLVEWHRMPTTQETDGFQVKRPGDLNVKCTLLLMLDHQPPQYKLDPRLARLLGVHTQTRAAIMQALWLYIKHNQLQDGHEREYINCNRYFRQIFSCGRLRFSEIPMKLAGLLQHPDPIVINHVISVDPNDQKKTACYDIDVEVDDPLKAQMSNFLASTTNQQEIASLDVKIHETIESINQLKTQRDFMLSFSTDPQDFIQEWLRSQRRDLKIITDVIGNPEEERRAAFYHQPWAQEAVGRHIFAKVQQRRQELEQVLGIRLT is encoded by the exons ATGTCGGGCCGTGGCGCGGGCGGGTTCCCGCTGCCTCCGCTGAGTCCTGGTGGCGGCGCCGTTGCCGCGGCCCTGGGAGCGCCGCCTCCGCCCGCGGGACCCGGCATGCTGCCGGGACCGGCGCTCAGGGGGCCAGGGCCGGCTGGCGGCGtggggggccccggggccgccgcctTCCGCCCCATGGGCCCCGCGGGCCCCGCGGCGCAGTACCAG CGGCCTGGTATGTCACCGGGGAGCCGGATGCCCATGGCTGGCTTGCAGGTGGGACCCCCCGCCGGCTCCCCATTTGGCACAGCTGCTCCACTTCGACCTGGCATGCCACCCACCATGATGGACCCATTCCGAAAACGCCTGCTGgtgccccaggcccagcccccaaTGCCCGCCCAGCGCCGGGG GCTAAAGAGGAGGAAGATGGCAGATAAGGTTCTACCTCAGCGA atTCGGGAGCTTGTCCCAGAGTCTCAGGCGTACATGGATCTCTTGGCTTTTGAGCGGAAGCTGGACCAGACCATTGCCCGAAAGCGGATGGAGATCCAAGAGGCCATCAAAAAGCCTCTGACG CAAAAACGAAAGCTGCGCATCTATATTTCCAATACGTTCAGCCCCAGCAAGGCAGAAGGCGATACTGCGGGCACCGCGGGGCCCCCTGGGGGAACCCCTGCAGGGGACAAGGTGGCTTCCTGGGAACTCCGAGTGGAGGGAAAACTGCTGGATGAT CCTAGCAAACAGAAGAGGaagttttcttcattctttaagAGTCTCGTCATTGAGCTGGACAAAGAGTTATATGGGCCTGACAACCACCTGGTGGAG tGGCACCGGATGCCCACCACCCAGGAGACTGATGGCTTCCAGGTCAAACGGCCTGGAGACCTCAACGTCAAGTGCACCCTCCTGCTCATGCTAGATCATCAG CCTCCCCAGTACAAGTTGGACCCCCGACTGGCAAGGCTGCTGGGGGTGCACACACAGACAAGGGCGGCCATCATGCAGGCTCTTTGGCTTTATATCAAACACAACCAACTGCAGGATGGGCACGAGCGCGAGTACATCAATTGCAACCGTTACTTCCGCCAG ATCTTCAGTTGTGGCCGACTTCGTTTCTCTGAGATTCCCATGAAGCTGGCTGGGTTGCTGCAGCATCCAGACCCCATTGTCATCAACCATGTCATTAG CGTAGACCCTAACGACCAGAAGAAGACAGCATGTTACGACATTGATGTGGAGGTAGACGACCCACTCAAGGCCCAGATGAGCAATTTTCTGGCCTCTACCACCAATCAGCAGGAGATTGCCTCCCTCGATGTCAAG ATCCATGAGACCATTGAGTCCATCAACCAGCTGAAGACCCAGAGGGATTTCATGCTCAGCTTTAGCACGGACCCTCAGGACTTCATCCAGGAATGGCTCCGTTCTCAGCGCCGAGACCTCAAG ATCATCACTGATGTGATTGGGAATCCTGAGGAGGAGAGACGAGCTGCTTTCTACCACCAGCCCTGGGCCCAGGAAGCAGTTGGGAGGCACATCTTTGCCAAG GTGCAGCAGCGAAGGCAAGAACTGGAACAGGTGCTGGGAATCCGCTTGACCTAA
- the SMARCD2 gene encoding SWI/SNF-related matrix-associated actin-dependent regulator of chromatin subfamily D member 2 isoform X2: MSPGSRMPMAGLQVGPPAGSPFGTAAPLRPGMPPTMMDPFRKRLLVPQAQPPMPAQRRGLKRRKMADKVLPQRIRELVPESQAYMDLLAFERKLDQTIARKRMEIQEAIKKPLTQKRKLRIYISNTFSPSKAEGDTAGTAGPPGGTPAGDKVASWELRVEGKLLDDPSKQKRKFSSFFKSLVIELDKELYGPDNHLVEWHRMPTTQETDGFQVKRPGDLNVKCTLLLMLDHQPPQYKLDPRLARLLGVHTQTRAAIMQALWLYIKHNQLQDGHEREYINCNRYFRQIFSCGRLRFSEIPMKLAGLLQHPDPIVINHVISVDPNDQKKTACYDIDVEVDDPLKAQMSNFLASTTNQQEIASLDVKIHETIESINQLKTQRDFMLSFSTDPQDFIQEWLRSQRRDLKIITDVIGNPEEERRAAFYHQPWAQEAVGRHIFAKVQQRRQELEQVLGIRLT, from the exons ATGTCACCGGGGAGCCGGATGCCCATGGCTGGCTTGCAGGTGGGACCCCCCGCCGGCTCCCCATTTGGCACAGCTGCTCCACTTCGACCTGGCATGCCACCCACCATGATGGACCCATTCCGAAAACGCCTGCTGgtgccccaggcccagcccccaaTGCCCGCCCAGCGCCGGGG GCTAAAGAGGAGGAAGATGGCAGATAAGGTTCTACCTCAGCGA atTCGGGAGCTTGTCCCAGAGTCTCAGGCGTACATGGATCTCTTGGCTTTTGAGCGGAAGCTGGACCAGACCATTGCCCGAAAGCGGATGGAGATCCAAGAGGCCATCAAAAAGCCTCTGACG CAAAAACGAAAGCTGCGCATCTATATTTCCAATACGTTCAGCCCCAGCAAGGCAGAAGGCGATACTGCGGGCACCGCGGGGCCCCCTGGGGGAACCCCTGCAGGGGACAAGGTGGCTTCCTGGGAACTCCGAGTGGAGGGAAAACTGCTGGATGAT CCTAGCAAACAGAAGAGGaagttttcttcattctttaagAGTCTCGTCATTGAGCTGGACAAAGAGTTATATGGGCCTGACAACCACCTGGTGGAG tGGCACCGGATGCCCACCACCCAGGAGACTGATGGCTTCCAGGTCAAACGGCCTGGAGACCTCAACGTCAAGTGCACCCTCCTGCTCATGCTAGATCATCAG CCTCCCCAGTACAAGTTGGACCCCCGACTGGCAAGGCTGCTGGGGGTGCACACACAGACAAGGGCGGCCATCATGCAGGCTCTTTGGCTTTATATCAAACACAACCAACTGCAGGATGGGCACGAGCGCGAGTACATCAATTGCAACCGTTACTTCCGCCAG ATCTTCAGTTGTGGCCGACTTCGTTTCTCTGAGATTCCCATGAAGCTGGCTGGGTTGCTGCAGCATCCAGACCCCATTGTCATCAACCATGTCATTAG CGTAGACCCTAACGACCAGAAGAAGACAGCATGTTACGACATTGATGTGGAGGTAGACGACCCACTCAAGGCCCAGATGAGCAATTTTCTGGCCTCTACCACCAATCAGCAGGAGATTGCCTCCCTCGATGTCAAG ATCCATGAGACCATTGAGTCCATCAACCAGCTGAAGACCCAGAGGGATTTCATGCTCAGCTTTAGCACGGACCCTCAGGACTTCATCCAGGAATGGCTCCGTTCTCAGCGCCGAGACCTCAAG ATCATCACTGATGTGATTGGGAATCCTGAGGAGGAGAGACGAGCTGCTTTCTACCACCAGCCCTGGGCCCAGGAAGCAGTTGGGAGGCACATCTTTGCCAAG GTGCAGCAGCGAAGGCAAGAACTGGAACAGGTGCTGGGAATCCGCTTGACCTAA
- the PSMC5 gene encoding 26S proteasome regulatory subunit 8 has product MALDGPEQMELEEGKAGSGLRQYYLSKIEELQLIVNDKSQNLRRLQAQRNELNAKVRLLREELQLLQEQGSYVGEVVRAMDKKKVLVKVHPEGKFVVDVDKNIDINDVTPNCRVALRNDSYTLHKILPNKVDPLVSLMMVEKVPDSTYEMIGGLDKQIKEIKEVIELPVKHPELFEALGIAQPKGVLLYGPPGTGKTLLARAVAHHTDCTFIRVSGSELVQKFIGEGARMVRELFVMAREHAPSIIFMDEIDSIGSSRLEGGSGGDSEVQRTMLELLNQLDGFEATKNIKVIMATNRIDILDSALLRPGRIDRKIEFPPPNEEARLDILKIHSRKMNLTRGINLRKIAELMPGASGAEVKGVCTEAGMYALRERRVHVTQEDFEMAVAKVMQKDSEKNMSIKKLWK; this is encoded by the exons ATGGCGCTTGACGGGCCGGAGCAG ATGGAGCTGGAAGAGGGGAAGGCAGGCAGTGGACTCCGCCAATATTATCTGTCCAAGATCGAAGAACTCCAG TTGATTGTAAACGATAAGAGCCAAAATCTCCGGAGGCTGCAGGCACAGAGGAATGAGCTTAATGCAAAAG TTCGCCTATTGCGGGAAGAACTACAGCTGCTGCAGGAACAGGGCTCTTATGTGGGGGAAGTAGTCCGGGCCATGGATAAGAAAAAAGTGTTGGTTAAG GTGCATCCTGAAGGCAAGTTTGTCGTAGATGTGGACAAGAACATCGACATCAATGAT GTGACACCCAATTGCCGGGTGGCTCTAAGAAATGACAGCTACACTCTGCACAAGATCTTACCCAACAAGGTAGACCCACTGGTATCACTGATGATGGTGGAGAAGGTGCCAGATTCAACCTATGAGATGATCGGTGGATTAGACAAGCAGATAAAGGAGATCAAAGAAGTAATTGAGCTGCCTGTCAAGCATCCTGAGCTCTTTGAAGCACTGGGCATTGCACAGCCCAAG GGGGTGCTGCTGTATGGACCCCCCGGCACTGGGAAGACACTGTTGGCCCGGGCGGTGGCTCATCATACAGACTGTACCTTTATTCGGGTTTCTGGTTCCGAGTTGGTACAGAAATTCATTGGGGAAG GGGCAAGAATGGTGAGGGAACTATTTGTCATGGCACGAGAACACGCTCCATCGATCATCTTCATGGATGAAATTGATTCCATTGGCTCCTCACGGCTGGAAGGGGGTTCTGGAGGGGATAGTGAGGTACAGCGGACAATGCTGGAGTTGCTCAACCAGTTGGATGGCTTTGAGGCCACCAAGAATATCAAG GTTATCATGGCTACTAATAGGATTGACATCCTGGACTCAGCGCTGCTTCGCCCTGGGCGCATCGACAGAAAAATTGAATTCCCACCCCCCAATGAGGAG GCCCGGCTGgacattttaaagattcattctcGGAAAATGAACCTGACCCGGGGGATCAACCTGCGGAAAATTGCTGAGCTCATGCCTGGAGCCTCAGGGGCTGAAGTGAAG GGTGTGTGCACCGAAGCCGGCATGTATGCCCTGCGGGAGCGGCGAGTCCATGTCACCCAGGAGGACTTTGAGATGGCCGTAGCCAAG gTCATGCAGAAGGATAGTGAGAAAAATATGTCTATCAAGAAGCTATGGAAGTAA
- the FTSJ3 gene encoding pre-rRNA 2'-O-ribose RNA methyltransferase FTSJ3 encodes MGKKGKVGKSRRDKFYHLAKETGYRSRSAFKLIQLNRRFQFLQKARALLDLCAAPGGWLQVAAKFMPVSSLIVGVDLVPIKPLPNVVTLQEDITTERCRQALRKELKTWKVDVVLNDGAPNVGASWVHDAYSQAHLTLMALRLACDFLARGGCFITKVFRSRDYQPLLWIFQQLFHRVQATKPQASRHESAEIFVVCQGFLAPDKVDSKFFDPKFAFKEIEVQAKTVTELVTKKKPKAEGYAEGDLTLYHRASVTDFLRAANPVDFLSKASEISLDDEELAQHPATTEDIWACCQDIKVLGRKELRSLLNWRTKLRRYVAKKLKEQAKALDISLSSGEEEEEEEGEESEAGTGRQPSKEEEEEEQLNRTLAEMKAQEVAELKRKKKKLLREQRKQRERVELKMDLPGVSIADEGETGMFSLRTIRGHQLLEEVTQGDMSAADTFLSDLPRDDIYVSDVEDDDTSLDSDLDPEELAGVGGSRHLKDQKRVRFGEDDDKEEEEEENPLLVPLEEKTVLQEEQASLWFSKDGFSGIEDDADEALEISQAQLLYESRRKGQQQLPPPSSSLKSEKKTSQCQDEDPKGAEAPVEAKTVPRTGRERDDSSDSDDSSSSDGERWEPKHGKKRSHGLKSDDDGFEIVPIGDPVKHQILDPEGLALGAIIASSKKAKRDLIDDSFSRYTFNEEEGELPAWFVQEEKQHRIRQLPIDKKDIEHYRRRWREINARPIKKVAEAKARKKRRMLKKLEQTKKKAEAVVNTVDISEREKVAQLRSLYKKAGLGKEKRQVTYVVAKKGVGRKVRRPAGVRGHFKVVDSRMKKDQRAQQRKEQKKKHRRK; translated from the exons ATGGGCAAGAAGGGCAAAGTCGGGAAGAGCCGGCGGGACAAGTTCTATCACTTGGCGAAGGAGACCG GTTACCGCTCCCGCTCTGCTTTCAAGCTGATCCAGTTGAATCGCCGTTTTCAGTTCCTGCAGAAAGCACGAGCCTTGCTGGACCTGTGTGCTGCGCCCGGGGGATG GCTGCAGGTGGCTGCTAAGTTTATGCCTGTATCCAGCCTTATTGTGG GAGTGGACCTGGTTCCAATCAAGCCTCTTCCCAATGTGGTGACACTCCAGGAGGACATCACAACAGAACGCTGTAGGCAG GCCCTGAGAAAGGAACTGAAGACCTGGAAAGTTGATGTTGTGCTCAACGATGGGGCCCCCAATGTTGGGGCTAGCTGGGTCCATGATGCTTACTCACAAG CCCATTTGACACTGATGGCTCTACGTTTGGCTTGTGATTTTCTGGCCCGTGGTGGCTGCTTCATCACAAAGGTTTTTCGTTCCCGTGACTATCAGCCCCTACTGTGGATCTTCCAGCAGCTCTTTCACCGTGTCCAGGCCACTAAGCCCCAAGCCTCTCGCCATGAATCTGCGGAGATCTTTGTAGTTTGCCAGG GATTCCTGGCTCCTGACAAGGTTGACAGTAAGTTCTTTGATCCCAAATTTGCCTTCAAGGAGATTGAAGTTCAGGCCAAGACTGTTACTGAATTGGTGACTAAGAAAAAGCCAAAG GCTGAAGGCTATGCTGAGGGTGATCTCACGCTCTATCACCGTGCTTCAGTCACTGACTTCCTCCGAGCTGCCAACCCCGTTGATTTCCTCTCCAAAGCCAGCGAA ATCTCCCTGGATGATGAAGAGTTGGCACAGCATCCAGCTACCACTGAGGATATCTGGGCATGCTGTCAGGATATCAAAGTGCTAGGGCGCAAGGAGCTTAG GTCCCTACTGAACTGGAGAACAAAGCTCCGGCGATATGTGGCCAAGAAGCTGAAAGAGCAAGCAAAGGCACTGGACATCAG CCTCAGttcaggagaggaagaggaggaggaggagggtgaagaGTCTGAGGCCGGGACTGGGAGGCAGCCCTctaaagaggaggaggaggaagaacaaTTAAACCGGACCCTGGCAGAGATGAAGGCCCAGGAGGTAGCAGAATTAAAGAG gaagaaaaagaagctgcTGCGTGAGCAGAGGAAACAGCGGGAACGTGTGGAGCTGAAGATGGATCTTCCTGGGGTGTCTATAGCAGATGAGGGGGAGACCGGCATGTTCTCTCTGCGTACCATCCGGGGTCACCAG TTATTAGAGGAGGTAACGCAAGGGGATATGAGTGCTGCCGACACATTTTTGTCGGATCTGCCAAGAGATGACATCTATGTATCCGATGTTGAAGATGATGACACATCTTTGGATAGCGACCTGGATCCAGAGGAGCTGGCAGGAGTTGGAGGATCACGGCATCTAAAGGATCAAAAGCG TGTACGATTTGGTGAAGATGATgataaagaggaggaagaggaagagaatccacTGCTGGTGCCACTGGAGGAAAAGACAGTACTGCAGGAAGAACAAGCCAGTCTGTGGTTCTCTAAG GATGGCTTTAGTGGGATTGAGGATGATGCTGATGAGGCCCTGGAGATCAGTCAGGCCCAGCTTTTGTATGAGAGCCGTCGGAAGGGGCAACAGCAGCTGCCACCACCATCTTCCAGTTTGAAGAGTGAGAAGAAAACCTCCCAGTGCCAGGATGAGGACCCTAAGGGGGCAGAGGCTCCAGTAGAGGCCAAGACTGTCCCTAGGACTGGCAGGGAAAGAGATGACAGCTCAGACAGTGATGATAGCAGCAGCAGTGATGGAGAGCG TTGGGAACCAAAGCACGGGAAGAAGCGAAGCCATGGGCTTAAGTCCGATGATGACGGGTTTGAGATTGTGCCTATTGGAGACCCAG TGAAACATCAGATACTAGACCCTGAAGGCCTTGCCCTAGGTGCTATCATTGCCTCTTCCAAAAAGGCTAAGAGAGACCTCATAGATGACTCCTTCAGCAG GTATACATTTAACGAGGAGGAAGGGGAGCTTCCTGCGTGGTTTGTGCAGGAGGAAAAGCAGCACAGGATTCGGCAACTGCCTATTGACAAGAAGGACATCGAACACTACCGCCGACGGTGGAGGGAGATAAATGCGCGTCCCATCAAGAAAGTAGCGGAGGCAAAGGCCAGAAAGAAACGGAGG ATGCTGAAGAAGCTGGAGCAAACCAAGAAGAAGGCAGAGGCTGTGGTGAATACCGTGGACATCTCTGAACGTGAGAAGGTGGCTCAGCTTCGGAG TCTCTATAAGAAGGCTGGGCTTGGCAAGGAGAAACGCCAGGTCACCTATGTAGTAGCCAAAAAAGGCGTGGGTCGCAAAGTGCGCAGGCCAGCTGGGGTCAGAGGTCATTTCAAGGTGGTAGACTCAAGGATGAAGAAGGACCAAagagcacagcaaaggaaagaacagaagaaaaaacacagaCGGAAGTGA